Below is a genomic region from Acomys russatus chromosome 3, mAcoRus1.1, whole genome shotgun sequence.
CATCCCTCCAAGTGGAGGCCCAGACATGTCTAAACCAAGGGCTACCACATTTGATAGTTTGAGTCCTAGGTACCAAAGCTAGGGTTGCTTAGAAGAGTTAAGAATCATTGTTAGAAAACGCCAAAGGCGGAGAAAGGCAGATCAGGAGGGCAGAGTGAGGTCAGAATCAGTTCCGGGGCCAGAGGGGAAGGCACAGAGGTGATGTGAGACGGGAGCAGGCACTGTGTTTGCTTCTGTGGTCTCACTACTTAACGTATGGCTGGTGTCCTGGAAggatttcctttccttctttcttgactCTTGGTCATAGGCTCCTCTCATTTCAGCTGATCCCGAATGATCTGCTGGAACCATTTCCTCTTGATTACCTGAGAACTCTTCCACATTTTTAATCATCTGGAGTTCAGCTTGCTTTAAAGAATATGGCACAGAAGACAAACTTTAGAACTACACCACAGGCTGCTGACATGAGTCCCGCAGCCTGGAGATGAGCAACAGTCAAACTGCTCCGTATTACTGACTCACAGGAAGAGCTGCCCTAGGTATTTCCTGCTGCATAGCCTGACCCACCCACCTCCCAAGAAAGACAAGCTGCCACAAAGTGCCAGGTTATAGTCATCATATCTCCAGTGTAGTCCAGCACTGTGGCACAAACCAACACCTGATGCTCTGCCTGGTAGGATACAATTCATGGCAGACCACCCTGGGTGTGGGATAtgctctcttaaaaaaaaaaagaaagaaaagaaaagaaacacatagatgcccggcgtggtggcgcacacctttaatcccagcactgaggaggcagaggcaggcagatctctgtgagtttggggccagcctggtctacaaagcgagtccaggacagctaagagtatactgaaaaaccaaccaaccaaccaagcaaaaccaaaccaaaccaaaacaacaacagaaaaatcccACATGAGATGTAGAGTAAAAGATGTGGGTGGAcagatagctcagcagctaagagcactggctgttctagaagactggagttcaattctcagcacctacacggCAACTCACgactgtaactccaggtccaaagGGTCCAACAGCCCCTCACAGGCATTCACGgaggcaagacaccaatgcacatgaaataaaaataaagtttaaaatgttttaaaaacttaaaagatgtGATTGATcatactttttaaatctttttaattgGATCAATGAACACTAGCAGTGTTTAAATATCATGTTCTGAAGGAAACCATTCTAGTATCAACTCATGGTAACCCTACCTTCCTTGAAATTGAACTCACATCTCATCTCCCTGTAGAAGTTTCGCTGCTGAACATTCAAAGGAGATGTGAAGTCACTGGTCTATGAGTgataatttatttgattttttttttttttttgaggcagggtctaactatgtagcctaagctggcctcagcctagtaagtgctaggattagaggtgtgtgctgcAATAGAAGGAATCAACCACCCGAGTTCCTGTTAGAGGACCAGTGGTGGTGTGGGCTACTCAAAATGCTACTATTGATATTAGGTGATGGAAGCAGTGAAAGCaatagtggggggaggggaggaagatgaTTAGTAAGTGaagatgcttgctaccaagcctgagtTCAACATCTGGGACCCAGATGGGGGCAGAAAAGAACAGACTCACTCACAAGTCGTCCTCTGACCCCGACACACATGACGGCATATGCAcccacacaataaacaaacacacaaaacaacaacaagcaacaTGGACTTTTATGGTGTAGTATGGCAGCTAGGCTTTTACCTTGGGCTCCTAATGTCAGCACTCCTATCTTTTGGAAGATGCTTCACTCATATTTTTTAGGCAATCTTCAGTGGACGCATCATCACTATCCAAAACTCTTtgtagctaggtgtggtggcggcggcggcgcacacctttaatcccagcactcgggaggcagaggcaagtggatctctgagtttgaggccagcctggtctatgaagtgagtcagGATTGTCACCCGAAATGCCCTCCTAGTCCTTTCCTTAATTACAACCTCAAGGAGCCCTTGAGTCGGTCAAGGCTGTGTACGTTTCAGTTCAAGacatgtttacagtgctctgaaGGGACGAGGCAACTGTTTATTGAGAACACAGTGCTTGAATATCATTTTAAATGGCACAGAGAAGATTTCCATCACAAGGTGCTCCCGGCAGCAGAGATTTACCACACAGGAAGCAAAAATCACTTCTGCCATGAATGAGCTGGGGGAGACATCTAACAAACACAAGAATCTCATCTGCCCATGGTACTAGCATACAGTGGCTTTGCAGGCTTTTCACAACCCATCACTTAGGGAATGCCCCCTGTgcctgtggaggaaggggaagggagggggaggggaaggggggagggagatgagaaCACTTCACAGGCTCAGCCAAGCCTCAACCTTACTAGGTAGGTGACACtgaacttcctgcctccacttcccaagtgctgggatcatcgACACACACTAACATCTAGGCAACCTTTGTCTTACAAGGAAAGAGCTCAACTTTGTTTCTTGTTCAAATCTTGGGATTGATAATAATCCTTCCACTCTGCCCTTGGGGGAGCTCACAGGTGAAGGTGACTAACACCACACAAAATCCCCTCTCTTAAAGATTCCACGGAGacccctttctttgtctctttgtgcGCTTCATCAATTGGCTACTTATACAGAGAGCATACTTAAGACccgatgactttttttttttttttttttttttgacatctgaCATCGTATTTAAGAGCACGTGGTTTGAAGTGAGAATTGAGTTCAATCTGCGACTGTCCCGGTATATACATCTCTGAATAAATCATATTAAATTCTTTGGGACTGTTTTCCCATCTCTAAAATGGgactaataataaaaattacaccACTGTGTGTTAAGGAACAAATAAACTAAGATTTGCACATTTCTTAACATCGGGAATAGGCATTCACTAAATGACAAAGTTAATTCTTAGTCTTATTAGGCAGTTATGACTGCCGCAAATCTGGTACTTGTGCCAGGCAGTTAACACTAATCCCTGCCTGGATGGATGAGTGATAATTGACTCGCCCAGGGTGCAATTCACTCCCAATGACAACAGGACTTCGGACTCCAGGCCCCAGCATCCCCATCACCCTCCATTACCCTCCATCACTTTAAAGACTTTTATAGAATGGGATGCAGTATCCAGCACCAGAAGAGAATTCTCCTTGGTGAAGGCCAGCGCCACAGGGCGGGAAAGACCATGCGTGACCATGGGCTTCAGGGCTGGGAACTCCTCAGGCTTCCCCAAGCAGATGATGGCTGGCCCGGAGGTATCAGCAACAATCACGTTTCCTTGGTGATCGAAGGCCACGGCGGAGGCAATTATtttggagggaaagaggaggttCAGCCCGAAGCTATCCACCTGGCCAATCAGCTGCATAGTGGAGTTGAACACTTTCACCCTTGTGTTGACACAGCCTGCCATCCCCAAGGGATGCTCTAGGACCGCGACGGCCCCGGTGGAGCAAGACACAGCCACCCCACGGGGATTGCACAGTTGAGCTTGCAATCTCTCAATCCTCCGAAGGACTCCTTCGGGGAAATCCACTTCCAGCAGGTGCAAGGTCCCCGCCTCTGCGTCAGTCACCAGGACCTGGTTCTGAGAGGTGATCTCCACACCCCAAGGCAGAGAAAACTGCTTTCCCACAACCAGCTTGATCTGGCCAAAGAAATCAAACACTTTGAGGGAGTGGTCGCCAGCGTCGGTGACAACCACGTGGCAGTCATTGGTGACAGCAACGTCCAGTGGGTACTTCACGTCTTGCGCTGCGTCCCCCTTTTCTCCAAACTGATGTGCGCCTCCTCCTCCAGAGTCAAAGATCTTGACCCGCCTTTTACCGTCGTGCACGACCACTACACGTCCGGTCTTGGGGCACAGTGCAAGCCCCGTGGGGTTCACCAGGGTCCCCCACCCACCAAAGGCGTGGTGGCAGGTGAGAGCCCCGGGTGTACAGGGGGTGGCGCTGAGGGCAGCGGGGGACGCGTGCAGGGTGGTGCCCAGGAGCTCCAGAAGGTGCAGCACCGGCAGGCAATCGCTGGTGTTACAGGCTCGGCAGGCCCGCCTGCAGAAGGGACACTCGAGGGCCAGCGTCCGCGGGTGCGCGAGCGCGGCCACGCAGGCCAGGCAGACCACGTGGCCGCAGGGTAGGTTGCGCGGGCGCCTCTGCTGCCGGTGGCCGAACCTCTCGAAGCACACCTTGCACTCCAGCAGGCTGACCTCCGCCTCGCGCACCAGTTCGGTCCGCACCCCCGCCGCCTCCTCCCCCATCGCTCCCGCCGCGCAGCGGCCTCCTCGCAGTCCTCCGTCACGGTCACGGTCACCGGGCGGGGCGTCCGGTCTGACGTGCGGCGTCGCAGGGCCCCGGACCGAATGCCCGCTGCTGCCCTCTGGCGGGAACACGCCGCAGCCGTTCGCATGCGCATGGGAAGGGAGATGGGGCTTTAGAGATGAGAGTCTCCCGGAGCTGATGCCCAGCGGAGCACCAATCAGCTGCCCTAGGTGTTGGGTACCAGGGCTGCGCAGGAATGACAGGGCTCCTAGTCTCCGTATATTATGACTCTTGAGggcagagaaacaagaaagaaaataacttcaaGGGCCGAGGCAGGTGTGCATACTTCTTTGGTGTGTTTTATCACACTTGTGAGAATGTAACACTCGCGGCGCTGGGTGTGGTAACTGTAatgccagaactcaggaagcagaaacggGAGAATAGCAGTTGGTCATTAGAGGCCAGCTTAGACTACAGTgtcttaaaacaagcaaacactccaccaccaccatcaacaaaaacccagccaaaacaaaataaagcaaaacaaaaccacaaacgaaaaaaacaaacaaaagaatacttGTGGAGCCctgtgtggtagtgcacgcctttaatcctagcactctggaggtagaggccaggTGGGTCCAGGACAAATCCtatcttgaaacacacacacacaaacagagagagagagagagagagagagagagagagagagagagagagagagagagagagagacagacagacagagacagacagacagacagacagagagacagagagacagagagacagagaagagaagaaagaaagaaagagagagagagagagagggagagacggggggagagagagagagagagagagggagagagagagagagagagagagagagagggaagcaaaCTAACAAACATTTGAAATGGGTTAGCTCCCTTGCAtggtggtctacatagtgagttctagaccagttagagctatatggtgagacccagtctcaaaaacaaataaaacaacaagaaactTGGAGTTAATAGCAATTCCTATAGAATTGACTCCATACCGGCCTTCCTTTAAGTGGTTCTCATGCATTGTTTTATTCAAACCCCATGGACAATTGGAGGGCTTGGATAAAGAATGGCTGGGCTGTGACTGGAACACGGCAGATTGACTATAGGCCCTCTCACTATCTGGCACAGGTCATCAAACATGGCTGTGTATGACAAATGTTTGAGTCTCATTGCCAAAGGTTTCACCGGTCCCTCGTGGGCTGGGCTGACGTAACATAGAGGTAAATTTGAGCCAGTGATTCCATCCCACAGTCTTCCAGGCTCAGGTAAGACTGATGGtgaagggactgaagagatggctgagcggTACAGAACGCTTCCTGCCCCTCTAGAGGAcgcgagttcagttcccagagcttACACTGGGGGGcgcacaatcacctgtaactccagctccagtgaatCCGGTGTCCTCctggtacatacatatatgtggcaCACAAATATAGACACCTGCATATAAAGAAGTatgagaaatatttcaaaattaaaaatgattggATGAAAATGATCTAGCATTTATCTTAGAACAATCTTAAAGTTACGGTCAGTGTCGCCTTCAGGAATCCACTGCGGTATTCAAACCTCTCATTTCCGGAGCTAATTCTGTCTTACATGCACAAGGTCCTTGGTAAAACCATGTGTGAGATCATCCCTGTTCATTTAAAGGCCATAATCATGATTGTTCGCCCTCTTGTTTCATAGATTTCCAAGAAAATGGAGGATTCAATCCTTTGTTAATACCCCTGGAGAGAGAGTCTCTGGAAGGCCAagaaaagcacttttaaaaaatacaagtctcagagactgaataATCAAGCCAATGCTATGACTTCAGAATGCATTCCCATTCTAAATAAGAAAGCAGCTGAAAATGTTCTCTCacagagatttctttctttctttctttcttttttttttttttttttggtttttcgagacagggtttctctgtgtagaccaggctggcctcgaactcacagcgatctgcctgcctctgcctcctgagtgctgggattaaaggcgtgcgccaccacacccggctcacagAAATTTCTTTTAgtagtaatttttatttgtttatttttatttctttgtgttcagGTGGGTgtctgtgtaagtgtatgtgcacatttctgtgtgtgcgtgtgtgtgtgttcgcgcgcgcgcgcgcacgtgcacacccTTGGAGGTCCAAAGAGGGCATTAGGTACCtgggagctggaattataggcagttcTAGCCATTTGATGTGGGTAATGGAATCCTAACGTGGGTCCTCAGGATTGATCAGCACGTGTGTTTAACTATTGAGCAATATCTCCAGCTCCTCAGACATAATATAGACTTACAGTgttgtgtataagtgtttttgtTACACTGCGTGTGTGTACCACGTacatggctgctgctgtgggaaatcagaagaggacgtcagattccttggaactggagttatggatgactgtgagccactctATGGGTACGGGGAATCAAAcctcagtcttctgcaagagcattaAGTGTTCCTCActgttgggccatctctccagctcctcagaaaggatttttaaatcaagaaatacAGTTGGGATACAAAAACTGGACTATTTTTAGAACCAGTCTTGAGCAATAGAAATATGATGAAACCCAcatcttaaaataatttcctccagctccattatttttttttttaagtaaaacaaaaaggaaattaacTTAGTTGTATACTTTATTCAACCCACCATTTGGACACTGCAATCACCTGAAAATGTGAATGAGACGTTTTATACTCATTTTATGTAGTAAGTAAAAATCTGGCATGTTTTACACTGAGGGTGTACCCAGTTCAGTTCAGTTAACTTCCCTTTGTGGCTGGTGGCTCCCACACGGAGCATGACAAATATAGACCCAGTCATGATAGATGTTACTTTTTAAAGGTATTTCCCTCATCAAATCTCTTACTTGTGTCTAACATCTCCACTCCAGCATTGCATCAAAACTATTCGAACACCCTAATTCAAGGCTGACTGCAGCCAAGCTGTGTCCTCCTGGGGCGTCCAACAGCTCGCACCCTGCTAAacttccctctctgccttctcagtcCTTTGCTGCCTCCGTGAGGCTATTGGCAGTACTACACCACTAGAACTGTTAGGCCCAGGCAGGGTCAGCTTTGCAGAACAGCAAGCACACAATCTCCTCCTGGGTTTTTACTAAGAAGCACCTCACAagagtttggtttgtttgaggcagggcctcacgtAGCTCATGTTGGCTTCACATTGGTTAAagaactgaggctggccttgacattatggtcctcttgcctctaacACCCCAGTCCGGGCATGACAGGTGTTTCCTACTGTGCCGGGTCCAAGTAGCAAATTGAAAGTGTGGCGTTTGATTGGCAGTTGAGGTTTCCTCAGATATGCAAGGCTTCAAGCTTGAGTCTATCGCAG
It encodes:
- the Nhlrc1 gene encoding E3 ubiquitin-protein ligase NHLRC1; the encoded protein is MGEEAAGVRTELVREAEVSLLECKVCFERFGHRQQRRPRNLPCGHVVCLACVAALAHPRTLALECPFCRRACRACNTSDCLPVLHLLELLGTTLHASPAALSATPCTPGALTCHHAFGGWGTLVNPTGLALCPKTGRVVVVHDGKRRVKIFDSGGGGAHQFGEKGDAAQDVKYPLDVAVTNDCHVVVTDAGDHSLKVFDFFGQIKLVVGKQFSLPWGVEITSQNQVLVTDAEAGTLHLLEVDFPEGVLRRIERLQAQLCNPRGVAVSCSTGAVAVLEHPLGMAGCVNTRVKVFNSTMQLIGQVDSFGLNLLFPSKIIASAVAFDHQGNVIVADTSGPAIICLGKPEEFPALKPMVTHGLSRPVALAFTKENSLLVLDTASHSIKVFKVMEGNGG